The Elusimicrobiaceae bacterium genome includes the window CGGCCCGCCACGGGGTGAATGGCGTAGCGCACGGTAACGCCTTCTTTTTTAAGCAGCTCGGCCATTTCCTTAAGCGCGTGCTGGGCCTGAGCCACAGCCATGCCGTAACCCGGCACGATAATCACGCTGCTGGCGTTCTGCATAAGAAAAGCCGCGTCTTCCGCGGAACCCGATTTGACGGCCCGGTCGCCATGACTGCCCGCCGCCGCGCCTTTGGCGTCGGCCCCGAACCCTCCGAGCATGACGCTCAGGAAAGGCCGGTTCATCGCTTTGCACATGATGTAGCTCAGGATAGCGCCCGACGCGCCGACCAGCGCGCCCGTTATGATGAGCAGGTGGTTATGCAGCGTAAACCCTATGCCGGCCGCCGCCCACCCGGAGTATGAGTTCAGCATCGAGATGATAACCGGCATGTCCGCCCCGCCGATCGGGATGATCAGCAGCAGGCCCAGCAGCAGCGACAGCCCCGCCACGGACCAGAACAGAACCGGAGTCTGCTGCTGCACAAGCATGGCCACCAGCCCGATGATCGTCAGGCCCAGAACCGCGTTAAGCAGGTGCTGGCCCTTGAATACCACGGGTTTGCCGCTCACCAGGCCCTGCAGCTTGGCAAATGCCACGATAGAGCCGGTGAATGTGATCGCGCCGATCGCCACGCCAAGGCTCATTTCCACAATGCTGTTGGTCATTATCCGCCGGGTTTCGGGATCAAGGATGCCGAACGCCTCCGGCGCGTAGAACGACGCGCCGGCGCACAGCACCGCCGCCAGACCCACAAGGCTGTGAAACGCCGCCACGAGCTGCGGCAGGTCGCGCATGTTGATGTTGACCGCTATTGACGCTCCGATCAGCCCGCCCGCCGCCACCGCCGCGATAATGAACGCGTAGCTCTGCACCATCGGATGGAAAAGCGTGGTGATGACGGCGACCAGCATGCCGAAAATGCCCAGCATGTTTCCGCGCCGCGCGCTTTCTGGGGAAGACAGCCCGCGCAGCGCGAGAATGAAGCACACCGCGCTTGCGAGATAAAGCACTGCGGAAATATTTGCGCTCATGCTTTTTCCTCCCGTTTTTTCTTCCTGAACATCGAAAGCATTCTCTGCGTTACGATGAAGCCGCCGAAAATGTTTACCGACGCGAGCATGACCGCCAGTATGCCCATCAGTTTTGAGGCGTGCATCAGTTTCGGGCCGGCCGCTATCAGCGCGCCCACCACGATAACCGAAGACACCGCGTTGGTGACCGCCATCAGCGGCGAATGCAGCGCGGGCGTTACGCTCCACACCACATAGTAGCCGATGAATACGGCCAGCACGAATACCGTAAGCGCTATGACGAACGGACTCGCGCCCGCCGCCAGATTGCTGGCGCCATATATCACTACTTCTACGCTTTCCATGATTGGTTTGGCTCTCCTTAATTAAGCTCGGGGATGGCGATCGCTCCGTCTTTAACCGCCAGCGTGCCTTTGATTATTTCGTTTTCCATATTGTATGCGATCCGGCTGTCTTTCCGGTCGAAAAGCTCTCCGAAGAAAGTAAGC containing:
- a CDS encoding NAD(P)(+) transhydrogenase (Re/Si-specific) subunit beta — protein: MSANISAVLYLASAVCFILALRGLSSPESARRGNMLGIFGMLVAVITTLFHPMVQSYAFIIAAVAAGGLIGASIAVNINMRDLPQLVAAFHSLVGLAAVLCAGASFYAPEAFGILDPETRRIMTNSIVEMSLGVAIGAITFTGSIVAFAKLQGLVSGKPVVFKGQHLLNAVLGLTIIGLVAMLVQQQTPVLFWSVAGLSLLLGLLLIIPIGGADMPVIISMLNSYSGWAAAGIGFTLHNHLLIITGALVGASGAILSYIMCKAMNRPFLSVMLGGFGADAKGAAAGSHGDRAVKSGSAEDAAFLMQNASSVIIVPGYGMAVAQAQHALKEMAELLKKEGVTVRYAIHPVAGRMPGHMNVLLAEANVAYEDVFELDDINSQFPSTDVAFVIGANDVTNPAARTDPSSPIYGMPILDVGSAKTVLFIKRSMNSGYAGIENELFYRGNTMMLFGDAKKVTEAIVKAIH
- a CDS encoding NAD(P) transhydrogenase subunit alpha, producing MESVEVVIYGASNLAAGASPFVIALTVFVLAVFIGYYVVWSVTPALHSPLMAVTNAVSSVIVVGALIAAGPKLMHASKLMGILAVMLASVNIFGGFIVTQRMLSMFRKKKREEKA